GCCGAAATCTGGGAGGCGTGGAAGCGCGTGCCGCTCAGCCTGCCGATATTGGATGTTGCCGAGCCGAAGCCGTTCGCCGAATACCTGATCGCCGGCCATGCCGGCATCGGTCAGCCGGTGAAAACGCTGAATGTCAGCGCCGACATCGGCGGGCTGAAGCGCCGTTGGCGGGTCGAGGGCGAGGGACGGCGCGGCGCGATGGAGGTGGAACCCTTCCTCAGCGTGCCGCTGGATCACACCTCCGCCTGGGGCGGTAAAGACAACAAGGAGAACCCGTTTGGCCGCGGCTGCAATGACGGGCTGCGGCCGCTGCTGATGACGCTGTCCGCCGAGGGGACCGCGCAGGAGCGCTCTCCGCTGGCGGCGCCGGCGCCGGTGCCGCACGAGTTTGCGCTGCGCAAGGCGCACATCGATAAGGTGGCGGGCCAGATCGCCGGCAAAGCCTATCTCGAGACGGCATTCCCCGGGCTGCCGGCCAATATCGATCGGCGTTATTTCCAGATGGCGCCGCCGGCGCAGTGGTTGCCGGAAGCGGCGTGGCCGGATCGGGTGCCCTTCGAGCTGCAGGGCGTCGGCGCGCAAAGCGAGGCGATTCGCGGCGAGCTGCCGGCGGTGCGCGGACGGGCGTTCATCCGCCGTCACGATAGCGACAGCCTCGAGGAAATCGAGCTGCAGCGCAAAACGCTGTGGTTCCTGCCCGACAGCGACATCGCTTTGCTTATCTTCACCGGCAATGCGCCGTTGACGCACCTGCTGGACGAGTCCATCGAGTCCGTCATGCTGGCGTTGGATCGCTGCGATGCGCCGCGCTCGTTCGACTATTTCCAACAGGTATTCCGCAAGCGCAGCGATGATGACGCCTCGCCCTTTGAGTTTCTGTTCGATCCGGATCTGATGCCGGCGGAGATGGGGTTGAACGTCATCCAGGCGGTGTCGGATCACCCCAGCGACTTGCGTTACGATCCGTCGCCCACCTCTCTGGGCGATTCCGCCGTGTTCTATCGACGCATCCGCGAGGCGATCGCCTTGCATCAGCAACAAACGGCGGCGGAGCCCGCTTCCGTGACGCTGCCCGATGTGCCGGATCTTCCCGCCGAAGACGGCAATGACGCGTTTTTCCCCGATAGCGCGACCGTGGAAGGGAAGACCTTCAGCGGTTTGCGCTGCGAGGCGCTGTCGGGCAGGCATTTTCTGCAGTGCCGCTTTGAGCGCTGCGATTTCTCGCAGGCTTCTTTTGAGAACTGCACCTTCGAAAACTGCGTTTTTGATGCGGTCAACCTGACGCAGGCGGCGCTGCGCCAGATCCGCATGATCTCGTGCACGCTGCAAAAGCCGTTGCTGGCGGAAAGCGTGTGGCAAGAGGCGGTCTTCGAACGGGTGACGCTGGCGGAGCCTCAGGGGCAAGGGCTGCGCGCCGACCACGTGAAGCTGGATAACTGCGTTTTCGAGCGGGGTGATTTCACCGCGAGCCGCTTTGAACACGCGGCGATCGGCAACGGCATGTTTAATGGCGCGACGCTGATCCGC
Above is a window of Serratia nematodiphila DZ0503SBS1 DNA encoding:
- a CDS encoding DUF2169 family type VI secretion system accessory protein; the encoded protein is MRIIRPQQLVAIKGSYQIGTDSRLGISVVAGCYLSRPEHFVNEAEIWEAWKRVPLSLPILDVAEPKPFAEYLIAGHAGIGQPVKTLNVSADIGGLKRRWRVEGEGRRGAMEVEPFLSVPLDHTSAWGGKDNKENPFGRGCNDGLRPLLMTLSAEGTAQERSPLAAPAPVPHEFALRKAHIDKVAGQIAGKAYLETAFPGLPANIDRRYFQMAPPAQWLPEAAWPDRVPFELQGVGAQSEAIRGELPAVRGRAFIRRHDSDSLEEIELQRKTLWFLPDSDIALLIFTGNAPLTHLLDESIESVMLALDRCDAPRSFDYFQQVFRKRSDDDASPFEFLFDPDLMPAEMGLNVIQAVSDHPSDLRYDPSPTSLGDSAVFYRRIREAIALHQQQTAAEPASVTLPDVPDLPAEDGNDAFFPDSATVEGKTFSGLRCEALSGRHFLQCRFERCDFSQASFENCTFENCVFDAVNLTQAALRQIRMISCTLQKPLLAESVWQEAVFERVTLAEPQGQGLRADHVKLDNCVFERGDFTASRFEHAAIGNGMFNGATLIRAQFLQGELDACVFNRCLAEEAVALEMTLTKNSFLGGNWRGVRFERCRVESLTAGMQANFSHAVFSDSCFTKVGLKAARMERCQLQYSVFTECNFDEADLTACAIAGCDLAGVRFKDSLLTHSRWQNSSAQQGLFYNADLRDAAFDQCNLAAAHLAMTWQDAGTRFSGCLLERACWVPRRIIHGDYAHEN